The Henckelia pumila isolate YLH828 chromosome 2, ASM3356847v2, whole genome shotgun sequence genome includes a window with the following:
- the LOC140880143 gene encoding protein FLOWERINGUS D isoform X2, whose product MEPSSSETPHPRITNQPKNPLQFTIHLPTSSPTATPSPSFVQNPGLGQNDDSNGNSLHQNRIISAPIPKRRRCGRPRRPQSYPNQVKDLNFLSNGSYTNETRALVGSLASSSGEFSKAQTEISNSLAVKKHGHGLNYGDVVGKKVVNDVSEEIIVINKEAMSEALVALTSGFPADSLTDEEIDAGVVSVVGGIEQVNYILIRNHIITRWRENVSTWITKEMFLDIIPKHCGVLLDSAYNYLVLQGYINFGVAQGIKERILAEPSKPHVIVIGAGLAGLAAARQLMTFGFKVTVLEGRKRAGGRVYTKKLEVGSRTAVADLGGSVLTGTLGNPLGILARQLSYTLHKVRDKCPIYSVDGRPVDPDLDRKVETSFNQLLDKVSKFRQLMGDVSQDVSLGAALETFWEAPGDSINGEEMKLFHWHLANLEYANAGLLSKLSLAFWDQDDPFDMGGDHCFLPGGNGRLVQALAENVPILYEKTVQAIRYTSDGVQVAAGGQVYDGDMALCTVPLGVLKSGSIKFIPELPQRKLEGIKRLGFGLLNKVAMLFSHAFWGIDLDTFGHLSDDPSLRGEFFLFYSYATVAGGPILIALVAGEAAHKFETMEPTDAVTSIYEPQGIEVPEPIQTVCTRWGSDPFCLGSYSNVAIGASGDDYDILAESVGDGRVFFAGEATTRRYPATMHGALLSGFREAANMAHYARVRTSRLKVEKNPTRNAHSCASILADLFREPDIEFGSFSIIFGRKDFDSNAILRVTFGNQRKKPDLQHSNTLLFEQLQSHFNQRQEFHIYTLLSKQQALDLREVRGGDENRTNYLTEKLGVKLVGRKGLGPSADSIIASIKSERSRRKTPSGMLKSKVAAVKQNQIRKAKIIGSNRFSIPRANVGPKIARNGINEESKTLGNSDGLTSPCLDIQVGASSSNIDLARPITNNASDFASDSNGSALGHLGDNNGSGTDVGSNVGSVLSVNNHLDCLNANCVSMFDGNSNGSNPQSNGSQHCLTSSLCIDNNLSSPLLNVSTELLAQNLSYSDGSAVPPCSVVGTNSSGSSSLIPSNPHFGSFESQDYVGNISDSMDGISIQENIFEDIMNELLPPTGSSPGTWQVTGKF is encoded by the exons ATGGAACCCTCATCGAGTGAAACGCCTCATCCTCGCATCACGAATCAACCCAAGAATCCTCTCCAGTTCACCATTCATCTGCCCACTTCGAGCCCTACCGCCACCCCAAGTCCCAGTTTTGTTCAAAACCCGGGTTTGGGCCAAAACGATGATTCTAATGGCAATTCGTTGCACCAGAATAGAATTATATCGGCGCCAATTCCGAAGAGGAGGAGGTGTGGCAGGCCGCGTCGACCTCAGTCTTATCCGAACCAGGtaaaagatttaaattttttgtctAATGGTAGTTACACCAACGAAACCCGAGCTCTAGTTGGGTCACTAGCTTCGAGTTCAGGCGAATTCAGTAAAGCCCAGACGGAAATTTCGAATTCTTTAGCTGTTAAAAAACATGGACATGGTTTAAACTATGGTGATGTTGTAGGCAAGAAAGTTGTCAATGACGTGTCGGAGGAGATAATTGTGATTAATAAGGAGGCTATGTCCGAGGCCTTGGTAGCTCTGACGTCGGGTTTCCCTGCAGATTCACTCACTGATGAAGAAATAGATGCTGGGGTGGTTTCTGTGGTTGGTGGAATCGAGCAGGTAAATTATATCTTGATCCGGAATCATATAATTACGAGGTGGCGTGAGAATGTGTCAACTTGGATCACCAAGGAAATGTTTCTGGATATTATTCCTAAGCATTGTGGGGTTTTGCTGGATTCTGCTTATAACTATTTGGTTTTACAAGGGTATATAAACTTTGGGGTTGCACAAGGGATAAAGGAAAGGATTTTAGCGGAGCCGAGTAAGCCACATGTGATAGTGATTGGAGCAGGCCTTGCGGGGTTGGCTGCTGCGAGGCAGTTGATGACTTTTGGGTTTAAGGTGACAGTTTTGGAAGGAAGGAAGCGTGCTGGAGGTAGAGTGTACACAAAAAAACTGGAGGTTGGGAGTAGGACAGCTGTTGCCGATTTGGGAGGTAGTGTGTTGACGGGTACATTGGGGAATCCTCTTGGGATTTTGGCGCGGCAATTGTCATATACACTTCATAAGGTGAGGGACAAGTGTCCTATTTACAGTGTAGACGGAAGACCTGTTGACCCTGATTTGGATCGAAAAGTGGAAACTTCTTTTAACCAACTTCTGGATAAGGTAAGTAAATTTAGGCAGTTGATGGGGGATGTGTCACAGGATGTTTCGCTAGGAGCGGCACTGGAGACCTTCTGGGAGGCCCCCGGTGACTCTATTAATGGAGAAGAGATGAAATTATTTCATTGGCATCTTGCAAACTTGGAATATGCAAATGCTGGATTGCTTTCAAAGCTTTCGCTTGCATTTTGGGATCAGGACGATCCATTTGATATGGGAGGGGATCACTGCTTTCTGCCTGGTGGAAATGGGAGACTGGTCCAGGCATTGGCAGAGAATGTCCCAATTCTTTATGAGAAAACAGTCCAAGCCATCCGTTATACTAGTGATGGGGTTCAGGTTGCGGCTGGTGGGCAGGTTTATGATGGTGATATGGCTCTTTGCACAGTTCCGCTAGGAGTTTTGAAATCTGGTTCCATAAAGTTTATCCCCGAGTTACCTCAGAGAAAGCTTGAAGGAATAAAAAGGTTGGGATTTGGCTTGTTAAATAAAGTCGCAATGCTCTTTTCACATGCCTTTTGGGGAATCGACCTCGATACATTTGGACATCTCTCGGATGATCCTAGTCTTCGGGGTGAATTCTTTCTCTTTTACAGCTACGCAACTGTAGCGGGTGGTCCAATCTTGATTGCTCTAGTAGCAGGGGAAGCTGCACATAAGTTTGAGACCATGGAGCCTACTGATGCTGTGACAA GTATATATGAACCACAAGGTATTGAAGTTCCAGAACCTATCCAAACTGTTTGTACTAGATGGGGTAGCGACCCGTTCTGCTTAGGTTCTTACTCCAATGTCGCTATTGGGGCCTCAGGCGATGATTATGATATCTTAGCTGAAAGTGTGGGAGATGGGAGAGTTTTCTTTGCTGGGGAAGCTACCACCAGGCGCTATCCAGCTACCATGCATGGTGCTTTGCTCAGTGGGTTTAGAGAAGCTGCCAACATGGCTCATTATGCTAGAGTCAGAACTTCAAGGTTAAAAGTTGAGAAGAATCCAACAAGGAATGCACATAGTTGTGCTTCTATTCTTGCAGATCTATTCAGAGAACCTGATATTGAATTTGGCAGCTTTTCTATAATTTTTGGTAGAAAAGATTTTGATTCAAATGCCATTTTAAGGGTGACTTTTGGCAATCAGAGAAAGAAGCCAGATCTACAGCATTCGAACACGTTGCTTTTTGAGCAGCTTCAGTCTCATTTTAATCAGAGGCAGGAGTTTCACATTTATACCCTATTATCCAAGCAACAAGCCCTTGATCTGAGAGAGGTGAGAGGGGGTGATGAGAATAGAACGAACTACCTCACGGAAAAGCTTGGAGTGAAGCTGGTAGGAAGAAAGGGTTTGGGGCCGTCTGCTGATTCAATTATTGCTTCTATCAAGTCTGAGAGAAGCCGCCGCAAGACTCCATCTG GTATGTTGAAGTCAAAAGTGGCTGCTGTGAAACAAAATCAAATCAG AAAAGCAAAAATTATTGGCAGCAACAGATTTTCTATTCCAAGGGCAAATGTTGGTCCTAAAATAGCCAGAAATGGTATTAATGAGGAGTCTAAAACATTGGGCAATAGTGATGGCTTGACCAGTCCATGTTTAGACATACAGGTAGGAGCAAGTAGCAGCAACATTGATCTGGCTCGTCCCATCACAAATAATGCTTCTGATTTTGCCAGTGATTCAAATGGCTCTGCCCTTGGACATTTAGGTGACAATAATGGGTCAGGAACAGACGTTGGTTCTAATGTTGGGTCAGTATTAAGCGTTAATAACCACCTGGATTGTCTGAATGCAAATTGCGTTTCGATGTTTGATGGCAACTCAAATGGTTCAAACCCTCAGAGTAATGGCAGTCAGCATTGTTTGACGTCAAGTTTATGTATTGACAACAACCTGTCTTCTCCACTTTTAAATGTTAGTACTGAATTATTGGCTCAAAATTTAAGTTACAGTGATGGCTCTGCTGTGCCTCCATGTTCAGTGGTTGGGACTAATTCAAGCGGAAGTAGCAGCCTGATACCTTCAAATCCACATTTTGGTAGCTTCGAGTCTCAAGATTATGTGGGCAATATTTCAGATAGCATGGATGGCATATCtattcaagaaaatatttttgaagacATCATGAATGAACTTTTGCCTCCAACTGGCTCAAGCCCTGGGACTTGGCAAGTTACTGGGAAATTTTAG
- the LOC140880143 gene encoding protein FLOWERINGUS D isoform X1 codes for MEPSSSETPHPRITNQPKNPLQFTIHLPTSSPTATPSPSFVQNPGLGQNDDSNGNSLHQNRIISAPIPKRRRCGRPRRPQSYPNQVKDLNFLSNGSYTNETRALVGSLASSSGEFSKAQTEISNSLAVKKHGHGLNYGDVVGKKVVNDVSEEIIVINKEAMSEALVALTSGFPADSLTDEEIDAGVVSVVGGIEQVNYILIRNHIITRWRENVSTWITKEMFLDIIPKHCGVLLDSAYNYLVLQGYINFGVAQGIKERILAEPSKPHVIVIGAGLAGLAAARQLMTFGFKVTVLEGRKRAGGRVYTKKLEVGSRTAVADLGGSVLTGTLGNPLGILARQLSYTLHKVRDKCPIYSVDGRPVDPDLDRKVETSFNQLLDKVSKFRQLMGDVSQDVSLGAALETFWEAPGDSINGEEMKLFHWHLANLEYANAGLLSKLSLAFWDQDDPFDMGGDHCFLPGGNGRLVQALAENVPILYEKTVQAIRYTSDGVQVAAGGQVYDGDMALCTVPLGVLKSGSIKFIPELPQRKLEGIKRLGFGLLNKVAMLFSHAFWGIDLDTFGHLSDDPSLRGEFFLFYSYATVAGGPILIALVAGEAAHKFETMEPTDAVTSVLLILKGIYEPQGIEVPEPIQTVCTRWGSDPFCLGSYSNVAIGASGDDYDILAESVGDGRVFFAGEATTRRYPATMHGALLSGFREAANMAHYARVRTSRLKVEKNPTRNAHSCASILADLFREPDIEFGSFSIIFGRKDFDSNAILRVTFGNQRKKPDLQHSNTLLFEQLQSHFNQRQEFHIYTLLSKQQALDLREVRGGDENRTNYLTEKLGVKLVGRKGLGPSADSIIASIKSERSRRKTPSGMLKSKVAAVKQNQIRKAKIIGSNRFSIPRANVGPKIARNGINEESKTLGNSDGLTSPCLDIQVGASSSNIDLARPITNNASDFASDSNGSALGHLGDNNGSGTDVGSNVGSVLSVNNHLDCLNANCVSMFDGNSNGSNPQSNGSQHCLTSSLCIDNNLSSPLLNVSTELLAQNLSYSDGSAVPPCSVVGTNSSGSSSLIPSNPHFGSFESQDYVGNISDSMDGISIQENIFEDIMNELLPPTGSSPGTWQVTGKF; via the exons ATGGAACCCTCATCGAGTGAAACGCCTCATCCTCGCATCACGAATCAACCCAAGAATCCTCTCCAGTTCACCATTCATCTGCCCACTTCGAGCCCTACCGCCACCCCAAGTCCCAGTTTTGTTCAAAACCCGGGTTTGGGCCAAAACGATGATTCTAATGGCAATTCGTTGCACCAGAATAGAATTATATCGGCGCCAATTCCGAAGAGGAGGAGGTGTGGCAGGCCGCGTCGACCTCAGTCTTATCCGAACCAGGtaaaagatttaaattttttgtctAATGGTAGTTACACCAACGAAACCCGAGCTCTAGTTGGGTCACTAGCTTCGAGTTCAGGCGAATTCAGTAAAGCCCAGACGGAAATTTCGAATTCTTTAGCTGTTAAAAAACATGGACATGGTTTAAACTATGGTGATGTTGTAGGCAAGAAAGTTGTCAATGACGTGTCGGAGGAGATAATTGTGATTAATAAGGAGGCTATGTCCGAGGCCTTGGTAGCTCTGACGTCGGGTTTCCCTGCAGATTCACTCACTGATGAAGAAATAGATGCTGGGGTGGTTTCTGTGGTTGGTGGAATCGAGCAGGTAAATTATATCTTGATCCGGAATCATATAATTACGAGGTGGCGTGAGAATGTGTCAACTTGGATCACCAAGGAAATGTTTCTGGATATTATTCCTAAGCATTGTGGGGTTTTGCTGGATTCTGCTTATAACTATTTGGTTTTACAAGGGTATATAAACTTTGGGGTTGCACAAGGGATAAAGGAAAGGATTTTAGCGGAGCCGAGTAAGCCACATGTGATAGTGATTGGAGCAGGCCTTGCGGGGTTGGCTGCTGCGAGGCAGTTGATGACTTTTGGGTTTAAGGTGACAGTTTTGGAAGGAAGGAAGCGTGCTGGAGGTAGAGTGTACACAAAAAAACTGGAGGTTGGGAGTAGGACAGCTGTTGCCGATTTGGGAGGTAGTGTGTTGACGGGTACATTGGGGAATCCTCTTGGGATTTTGGCGCGGCAATTGTCATATACACTTCATAAGGTGAGGGACAAGTGTCCTATTTACAGTGTAGACGGAAGACCTGTTGACCCTGATTTGGATCGAAAAGTGGAAACTTCTTTTAACCAACTTCTGGATAAGGTAAGTAAATTTAGGCAGTTGATGGGGGATGTGTCACAGGATGTTTCGCTAGGAGCGGCACTGGAGACCTTCTGGGAGGCCCCCGGTGACTCTATTAATGGAGAAGAGATGAAATTATTTCATTGGCATCTTGCAAACTTGGAATATGCAAATGCTGGATTGCTTTCAAAGCTTTCGCTTGCATTTTGGGATCAGGACGATCCATTTGATATGGGAGGGGATCACTGCTTTCTGCCTGGTGGAAATGGGAGACTGGTCCAGGCATTGGCAGAGAATGTCCCAATTCTTTATGAGAAAACAGTCCAAGCCATCCGTTATACTAGTGATGGGGTTCAGGTTGCGGCTGGTGGGCAGGTTTATGATGGTGATATGGCTCTTTGCACAGTTCCGCTAGGAGTTTTGAAATCTGGTTCCATAAAGTTTATCCCCGAGTTACCTCAGAGAAAGCTTGAAGGAATAAAAAGGTTGGGATTTGGCTTGTTAAATAAAGTCGCAATGCTCTTTTCACATGCCTTTTGGGGAATCGACCTCGATACATTTGGACATCTCTCGGATGATCCTAGTCTTCGGGGTGAATTCTTTCTCTTTTACAGCTACGCAACTGTAGCGGGTGGTCCAATCTTGATTGCTCTAGTAGCAGGGGAAGCTGCACATAAGTTTGAGACCATGGAGCCTACTGATGCTGTGACAAGTGTGCTTCTGATTCTTAAAG GTATATATGAACCACAAGGTATTGAAGTTCCAGAACCTATCCAAACTGTTTGTACTAGATGGGGTAGCGACCCGTTCTGCTTAGGTTCTTACTCCAATGTCGCTATTGGGGCCTCAGGCGATGATTATGATATCTTAGCTGAAAGTGTGGGAGATGGGAGAGTTTTCTTTGCTGGGGAAGCTACCACCAGGCGCTATCCAGCTACCATGCATGGTGCTTTGCTCAGTGGGTTTAGAGAAGCTGCCAACATGGCTCATTATGCTAGAGTCAGAACTTCAAGGTTAAAAGTTGAGAAGAATCCAACAAGGAATGCACATAGTTGTGCTTCTATTCTTGCAGATCTATTCAGAGAACCTGATATTGAATTTGGCAGCTTTTCTATAATTTTTGGTAGAAAAGATTTTGATTCAAATGCCATTTTAAGGGTGACTTTTGGCAATCAGAGAAAGAAGCCAGATCTACAGCATTCGAACACGTTGCTTTTTGAGCAGCTTCAGTCTCATTTTAATCAGAGGCAGGAGTTTCACATTTATACCCTATTATCCAAGCAACAAGCCCTTGATCTGAGAGAGGTGAGAGGGGGTGATGAGAATAGAACGAACTACCTCACGGAAAAGCTTGGAGTGAAGCTGGTAGGAAGAAAGGGTTTGGGGCCGTCTGCTGATTCAATTATTGCTTCTATCAAGTCTGAGAGAAGCCGCCGCAAGACTCCATCTG GTATGTTGAAGTCAAAAGTGGCTGCTGTGAAACAAAATCAAATCAG AAAAGCAAAAATTATTGGCAGCAACAGATTTTCTATTCCAAGGGCAAATGTTGGTCCTAAAATAGCCAGAAATGGTATTAATGAGGAGTCTAAAACATTGGGCAATAGTGATGGCTTGACCAGTCCATGTTTAGACATACAGGTAGGAGCAAGTAGCAGCAACATTGATCTGGCTCGTCCCATCACAAATAATGCTTCTGATTTTGCCAGTGATTCAAATGGCTCTGCCCTTGGACATTTAGGTGACAATAATGGGTCAGGAACAGACGTTGGTTCTAATGTTGGGTCAGTATTAAGCGTTAATAACCACCTGGATTGTCTGAATGCAAATTGCGTTTCGATGTTTGATGGCAACTCAAATGGTTCAAACCCTCAGAGTAATGGCAGTCAGCATTGTTTGACGTCAAGTTTATGTATTGACAACAACCTGTCTTCTCCACTTTTAAATGTTAGTACTGAATTATTGGCTCAAAATTTAAGTTACAGTGATGGCTCTGCTGTGCCTCCATGTTCAGTGGTTGGGACTAATTCAAGCGGAAGTAGCAGCCTGATACCTTCAAATCCACATTTTGGTAGCTTCGAGTCTCAAGATTATGTGGGCAATATTTCAGATAGCATGGATGGCATATCtattcaagaaaatatttttgaagacATCATGAATGAACTTTTGCCTCCAACTGGCTCAAGCCCTGGGACTTGGCAAGTTACTGGGAAATTTTAG
- the LOC140880143 gene encoding protein FLOWERINGUS D isoform X3 — translation MSEALVALTSGFPADSLTDEEIDAGVVSVVGGIEQVNYILIRNHIITRWRENVSTWITKEMFLDIIPKHCGVLLDSAYNYLVLQGYINFGVAQGIKERILAEPSKPHVIVIGAGLAGLAAARQLMTFGFKVTVLEGRKRAGGRVYTKKLEVGSRTAVADLGGSVLTGTLGNPLGILARQLSYTLHKVRDKCPIYSVDGRPVDPDLDRKVETSFNQLLDKVSKFRQLMGDVSQDVSLGAALETFWEAPGDSINGEEMKLFHWHLANLEYANAGLLSKLSLAFWDQDDPFDMGGDHCFLPGGNGRLVQALAENVPILYEKTVQAIRYTSDGVQVAAGGQVYDGDMALCTVPLGVLKSGSIKFIPELPQRKLEGIKRLGFGLLNKVAMLFSHAFWGIDLDTFGHLSDDPSLRGEFFLFYSYATVAGGPILIALVAGEAAHKFETMEPTDAVTSVLLILKGIYEPQGIEVPEPIQTVCTRWGSDPFCLGSYSNVAIGASGDDYDILAESVGDGRVFFAGEATTRRYPATMHGALLSGFREAANMAHYARVRTSRLKVEKNPTRNAHSCASILADLFREPDIEFGSFSIIFGRKDFDSNAILRVTFGNQRKKPDLQHSNTLLFEQLQSHFNQRQEFHIYTLLSKQQALDLREVRGGDENRTNYLTEKLGVKLVGRKGLGPSADSIIASIKSERSRRKTPSGMLKSKVAAVKQNQIRKAKIIGSNRFSIPRANVGPKIARNGINEESKTLGNSDGLTSPCLDIQVGASSSNIDLARPITNNASDFASDSNGSALGHLGDNNGSGTDVGSNVGSVLSVNNHLDCLNANCVSMFDGNSNGSNPQSNGSQHCLTSSLCIDNNLSSPLLNVSTELLAQNLSYSDGSAVPPCSVVGTNSSGSSSLIPSNPHFGSFESQDYVGNISDSMDGISIQENIFEDIMNELLPPTGSSPGTWQVTGKF, via the exons ATGTCCGAGGCCTTGGTAGCTCTGACGTCGGGTTTCCCTGCAGATTCACTCACTGATGAAGAAATAGATGCTGGGGTGGTTTCTGTGGTTGGTGGAATCGAGCAGGTAAATTATATCTTGATCCGGAATCATATAATTACGAGGTGGCGTGAGAATGTGTCAACTTGGATCACCAAGGAAATGTTTCTGGATATTATTCCTAAGCATTGTGGGGTTTTGCTGGATTCTGCTTATAACTATTTGGTTTTACAAGGGTATATAAACTTTGGGGTTGCACAAGGGATAAAGGAAAGGATTTTAGCGGAGCCGAGTAAGCCACATGTGATAGTGATTGGAGCAGGCCTTGCGGGGTTGGCTGCTGCGAGGCAGTTGATGACTTTTGGGTTTAAGGTGACAGTTTTGGAAGGAAGGAAGCGTGCTGGAGGTAGAGTGTACACAAAAAAACTGGAGGTTGGGAGTAGGACAGCTGTTGCCGATTTGGGAGGTAGTGTGTTGACGGGTACATTGGGGAATCCTCTTGGGATTTTGGCGCGGCAATTGTCATATACACTTCATAAGGTGAGGGACAAGTGTCCTATTTACAGTGTAGACGGAAGACCTGTTGACCCTGATTTGGATCGAAAAGTGGAAACTTCTTTTAACCAACTTCTGGATAAGGTAAGTAAATTTAGGCAGTTGATGGGGGATGTGTCACAGGATGTTTCGCTAGGAGCGGCACTGGAGACCTTCTGGGAGGCCCCCGGTGACTCTATTAATGGAGAAGAGATGAAATTATTTCATTGGCATCTTGCAAACTTGGAATATGCAAATGCTGGATTGCTTTCAAAGCTTTCGCTTGCATTTTGGGATCAGGACGATCCATTTGATATGGGAGGGGATCACTGCTTTCTGCCTGGTGGAAATGGGAGACTGGTCCAGGCATTGGCAGAGAATGTCCCAATTCTTTATGAGAAAACAGTCCAAGCCATCCGTTATACTAGTGATGGGGTTCAGGTTGCGGCTGGTGGGCAGGTTTATGATGGTGATATGGCTCTTTGCACAGTTCCGCTAGGAGTTTTGAAATCTGGTTCCATAAAGTTTATCCCCGAGTTACCTCAGAGAAAGCTTGAAGGAATAAAAAGGTTGGGATTTGGCTTGTTAAATAAAGTCGCAATGCTCTTTTCACATGCCTTTTGGGGAATCGACCTCGATACATTTGGACATCTCTCGGATGATCCTAGTCTTCGGGGTGAATTCTTTCTCTTTTACAGCTACGCAACTGTAGCGGGTGGTCCAATCTTGATTGCTCTAGTAGCAGGGGAAGCTGCACATAAGTTTGAGACCATGGAGCCTACTGATGCTGTGACAAGTGTGCTTCTGATTCTTAAAG GTATATATGAACCACAAGGTATTGAAGTTCCAGAACCTATCCAAACTGTTTGTACTAGATGGGGTAGCGACCCGTTCTGCTTAGGTTCTTACTCCAATGTCGCTATTGGGGCCTCAGGCGATGATTATGATATCTTAGCTGAAAGTGTGGGAGATGGGAGAGTTTTCTTTGCTGGGGAAGCTACCACCAGGCGCTATCCAGCTACCATGCATGGTGCTTTGCTCAGTGGGTTTAGAGAAGCTGCCAACATGGCTCATTATGCTAGAGTCAGAACTTCAAGGTTAAAAGTTGAGAAGAATCCAACAAGGAATGCACATAGTTGTGCTTCTATTCTTGCAGATCTATTCAGAGAACCTGATATTGAATTTGGCAGCTTTTCTATAATTTTTGGTAGAAAAGATTTTGATTCAAATGCCATTTTAAGGGTGACTTTTGGCAATCAGAGAAAGAAGCCAGATCTACAGCATTCGAACACGTTGCTTTTTGAGCAGCTTCAGTCTCATTTTAATCAGAGGCAGGAGTTTCACATTTATACCCTATTATCCAAGCAACAAGCCCTTGATCTGAGAGAGGTGAGAGGGGGTGATGAGAATAGAACGAACTACCTCACGGAAAAGCTTGGAGTGAAGCTGGTAGGAAGAAAGGGTTTGGGGCCGTCTGCTGATTCAATTATTGCTTCTATCAAGTCTGAGAGAAGCCGCCGCAAGACTCCATCTG GTATGTTGAAGTCAAAAGTGGCTGCTGTGAAACAAAATCAAATCAG AAAAGCAAAAATTATTGGCAGCAACAGATTTTCTATTCCAAGGGCAAATGTTGGTCCTAAAATAGCCAGAAATGGTATTAATGAGGAGTCTAAAACATTGGGCAATAGTGATGGCTTGACCAGTCCATGTTTAGACATACAGGTAGGAGCAAGTAGCAGCAACATTGATCTGGCTCGTCCCATCACAAATAATGCTTCTGATTTTGCCAGTGATTCAAATGGCTCTGCCCTTGGACATTTAGGTGACAATAATGGGTCAGGAACAGACGTTGGTTCTAATGTTGGGTCAGTATTAAGCGTTAATAACCACCTGGATTGTCTGAATGCAAATTGCGTTTCGATGTTTGATGGCAACTCAAATGGTTCAAACCCTCAGAGTAATGGCAGTCAGCATTGTTTGACGTCAAGTTTATGTATTGACAACAACCTGTCTTCTCCACTTTTAAATGTTAGTACTGAATTATTGGCTCAAAATTTAAGTTACAGTGATGGCTCTGCTGTGCCTCCATGTTCAGTGGTTGGGACTAATTCAAGCGGAAGTAGCAGCCTGATACCTTCAAATCCACATTTTGGTAGCTTCGAGTCTCAAGATTATGTGGGCAATATTTCAGATAGCATGGATGGCATATCtattcaagaaaatatttttgaagacATCATGAATGAACTTTTGCCTCCAACTGGCTCAAGCCCTGGGACTTGGCAAGTTACTGGGAAATTTTAG
- the LOC140880144 gene encoding uncharacterized protein: MFNDEYPISSTNMQEFSAVDGFLEVTEDVADMIKYVANEPSVGLFYVQKHIQNATPNLVNLKNNVVEKSHETVLHTEDSDDSIAMMKSMKECGVPIAEEMIGEIKKSLSIMSKKQPRKGLLSGSGSGYIGRTSSWSPATFGRNAMFPSLDSEKNGGYFSGVFKSAKQKVTNLKWPQVESKESRKSEDGNLRLNPSPTSPNSKESHLTMPEAEGEDLLSSQDGKQFQEESRLSTSLSDQALLSLYENYDEFKADREAKLEEWLGGAAGNEEHHKEN, from the exons ATGTTCAA TGATGAGTATCCAATATCATCCACAAATATGCAAGAATTCTCTGCAGTCGATGGTTTTTTGGAAGTAACTGAAGACGTGGCAGACATGATAAAATACGTGGCGAATGAACCCTCGGTTGGGCTTTTTTATGTTCAGAAGCATATCCAAAATGCGACGCCCAACCTTGTTAATCTCAAGAATAATGTTGTTGAAAAATCTCACGAGACGGTATTGCATACAGAAGATTCAGACGACTCTATAGCCATGATGAAATCAATGAAAGAATGTGGCGTCCCCATTGCAGAAGAAATGATTGGGGAAATTAAAAAATCTCTTTCCATCATGTCCAAAAAACAACCAAGAAAAGGATTACTATCTGGCTCCGGATCGGGTTATATTGGAAGAACTAGCTCGTGGTCACCTGCCACCTTTGGACGTAACGCCATGTTTCCTAGTCTAGATAGTGAAAAGAATGGAGGCTATTTCTCTGGTGTTTTCAAGTCTGCAAAACAAAAGGTCACTAACTTAAAGTGGCCTCAAGTTGAGTCTAAGGAATCAAGGAAATCCGAGGATGGGAATCTTCGGCTAAATCCTAGCCCCACATCCCCAAATTCAAAAGAAAGTCATTTAACTATGCCAGAGGCCGAGGGTGAAGATTTATTGTCAAGTCAAGATGGCAAACAATTTCAAGAAGAATCACGACTTAGTACAAGCTTGTCCGACCAAGCTTTACTCTCATTATACGAGAACTACGATGAGTTCAAAGCTGATAGAGAAGCTAAATTGGAAGAATGGCTTGGAGGGGCGGCAGGCAACGAGGAGCATCATAAAGAGAACTAA